One Vespa velutina chromosome 19, iVesVel2.1, whole genome shotgun sequence DNA segment encodes these proteins:
- the LOC124955644 gene encoding immunoglobulin-binding protein 1, which yields MSENKKDNASLGELFDNAFLLFNNINKTDEPTNSPKVQSDIRKAMNMFEDLTRFVSLVDMFSENETIDEVSTEHLKYLLLPALLGTLITKICGNDDRMHLVKVAEIYFVDFLKRVKAYELTDINILETKSEEDNNGTSNDRVKSNAEMITEMVSRRNTKLQRYKEQKELETCLDVLQKNMDNPNIDEDNKREYFITLLKLYINQTIEELSSIAAEKPILEHMQKVGRSETMTSHSSQKFKSSSNKLQPIIITRNELQKKVYGAGYPSLPVLTVQEFYDQRVKDGDWPDASARNQINSTCLQDLAIRDGDDNSQELEDIQKEEKIEKDDPQLLEQNRAMDEYKDMHRRGWGNRANRS from the exons atgtcagaaaataaaaaagataatgcaTCCTTGGGCGAATTATTTGACAATGCATTtctattattcaataatattaataaaacggATGAGCCTACGAATAGTCCAAAAGTacag TCTGACATCAGGAAAGCAATGAATATGTTTGAAGATTTAACAAGATTCGTATCTCTAGTGGACATGTTCAGTGAAAATGAAACTATCGATGAAGTATCAACGGAACATCTCAAATATCTTCTATTGCCGGCTCTTCTTGGTACTCTAATTACTAAAATATGCGGTAATGATGACAGAATGCATCTCGTCAAAGTAGCAGAGATCtatttcgttgattttttaaagagaGTAAAAGCATATGAGCTCacagatataaatattcttgaaaCTAAATCAGAggaagataataatggtacTTCTAATGACAGAGTAAAAAGTAATGCTGAGATGATCACGGAAATg GTTTCTCGTCGAAATACAAAGCtacaaagatataaagaacAGAAGGAATTGGAAACATGTTTAGATGTATTGCAAAAAAATATGGATAATCCAAATATcgatgaagataataaaagagaatactTCATTACCCTTTtgaaattatacataaatcaAACAATTGAGGAATTGAGTTCGATAGCTGCTGAGAAACCTATTTTGGAGCATATGCAAAAAGTGGGACGTTCAGAGACAATGACATCTCATTCTTCGCAAAAATTTAAATCATCTAGTAATAAACTTCaaccaattattattactcgaaATGAGTTGCAAAAGAAAGTTTATGGGGCTGGATATCCTAGTCTTCCAGTATTAACTGTTCAGGAATTTTATGACCAAAGAGTTAAGGATGGAGA ttGGCCTGATGCATCAGCAcgtaatcaaataaattctaCATGTTTGCAAGATTTAGCAATTCGTGATGGTGATGATAATTCACAAGAATTAGAAGATatacaaaaggaagaaaagatagaaaaggatgaTCCACAGCTTTTAGAACAAAACCGTGCAATGGATGAATATAAGGATATGCATCGTAGAGGATGGGGAAATCGTGCAAACAGAAGTTAA